Proteins from one Synergistaceae bacterium genomic window:
- a CDS encoding DUF2889 domain-containing protein, with amino-acid sequence MIEQSDVVLSVHDEGENALRADCVLLEPDREISAWIRVGVPDLRIRDAGWEIYRLPGEKYAFGRIPELKGVKAYLNAGPELSAALVPLAGHPCRPLILECVRGVIQSDCFIFRELGYASEQDYDRGFAELYKNSCLSYSNADEWEPRERFFPRRKGVVFTRVISVLVEDEPDGYRLAVGFRDTHQQLNARLRTDRSGTVLDAEGNFTLYPDVLCTKTMALIKNLAGLRLAGMSKGKLGAIVGGPSGCDHLLSMLYRAGETLGSAIERDLRPSGFEPLSGDRENEQGRLPRI; translated from the coding sequence ATGATCGAGCAGTCGGATGTCGTACTCAGTGTCCATGACGAGGGAGAAAACGCCCTGAGGGCGGATTGCGTGCTTTTGGAGCCGGATCGGGAAATCAGCGCCTGGATTCGGGTGGGAGTTCCCGATCTGCGGATTCGGGACGCGGGCTGGGAAATATACCGGCTTCCGGGAGAAAAATATGCGTTTGGCCGTATTCCGGAGCTGAAGGGCGTCAAAGCGTACCTGAACGCCGGGCCGGAGCTGTCCGCGGCCCTGGTTCCCCTGGCGGGCCATCCCTGCCGGCCTCTGATTCTGGAGTGCGTGAGAGGCGTCATCCAGTCGGACTGTTTTATATTCAGAGAGCTGGGGTACGCGTCGGAGCAGGACTATGACAGGGGTTTTGCGGAGCTGTATAAAAATTCCTGCCTGTCCTACAGCAACGCGGACGAATGGGAGCCCCGCGAGCGCTTTTTCCCCAGACGGAAGGGCGTCGTTTTTACCCGGGTCATCTCCGTCCTTGTCGAGGATGAACCCGATGGATACCGTCTCGCCGTCGGTTTCAGGGATACCCATCAGCAGCTGAACGCCCGTCTGAGAACGGACAGGTCGGGAACCGTGCTGGACGCGGAGGGGAATTTTACGCTCTATCCGGACGTTCTCTGCACCAAAACCATGGCGCTGATCAAAAACCTTGCGGGGCTGAGGCTCGCGGGCATGAGCAAGGGCAAACTGGGCGCGATCGTCGGTGGGCCGTCGGGCTGCGATCATCTGCTGTCGATGTTGTACAGGGCGGGCGAGACGCTTGGCTCCGCCATCGAAAGGGACCTTCGGCCTTCCGGGTTCGAGCCCCTGAGCGGGGACAGAGAGAACGAACAGGGGAGGCTGCCGCGGATTTGA